One Gemmatimonadota bacterium DNA window includes the following coding sequences:
- a CDS encoding protein kinase — translation MATVYLATDRKHDRPVAIKLLRAELGAAVGPERFVREIEIAARLQHPHILPLLDSGWVAAGAGQAARPYYVMPYVPGESLRERLERGPLPVAEAVRLLSEIADALATAHGQGVVHRDIKPENVMLSGRHALVMDFGVARAVREASTSARLTSVGFALGTPAYMAPEQAAGDPAVDHRADLYALGIVAFEMLTGRFPYKATTPQQILAAHITQPPEPIAGLRPDLPPGLAEVVMRCLAKEPAARWASAEQLRDALDRLAPAVATPAHGTQPVPAAAVPEETHPVQVALLFGFGGLLFMAAVTALVLRVGLPDWVLTGTQLLLLAGFPLAVGTAVMERRRAAARATGTWHASGETGLQRLMTWRRTRQTALAAFTGLGLAAAAYTAMRLLGIGPLGTLVARGALHAQDRIVVADFTSAGTDSTLGPSVSEALRIDLSQTPVVRVLDATEVRNALRRMARPDGGARLDPATARELALREGGKAYLVGEVTAAGRGFLLTARLLATDGDAELVALRETAADDTEVLAAMDRLSKRLRERLGESLRDLRAAPPMEQVTTSSLEALRLYTEARALMRTGTPRLVEQQLLRAVALDSGFATAWRALGVFYYNTGDPRSKQLHAATVAYQHRERLPDIERLQTEAYYHWAVTEDMVQAERSYRAVLARRPDDITSINNLSLVFARRREWAAAETLLVRGVGVDSTVRSFQVNLVEALAAQHKVDEADAATERMARLVPTAGTVIPGYRWNVRAMRRQWDSAAAVARAALPTLTQPRDREWAFAALSAFAGIRGQVSEMDRLMRAAAAETAADPSSRLKEAVYQAQARTMWGGSVSDGVRLLDQALARDPLATMPAPDRPYTMLVSQYANFGRADRARQLYTQMVADSVMPAGGRQAQYLLGWVEVAEGQYAPGLARIRLNADSAYCANCAGYDLGWAYDRAGERDSVLAVLERVVNAAPDWEQFYDDAINQARAYRRIGELYEERGDRAKALDYYGRLLDQWREADPTLAPVMREVRGRMARLAGEGAL, via the coding sequence ATGGCCACCGTGTACCTGGCCACCGACCGCAAGCACGATCGCCCGGTGGCGATCAAGCTGCTGCGGGCGGAGCTCGGCGCCGCGGTGGGGCCGGAGCGCTTCGTGCGCGAGATCGAGATCGCCGCACGGCTGCAGCATCCGCACATCCTGCCGCTGCTCGATTCGGGGTGGGTGGCGGCGGGGGCGGGGCAGGCGGCGCGGCCGTACTACGTGATGCCGTACGTTCCCGGCGAATCGCTGCGGGAGCGGCTGGAGCGGGGCCCGCTGCCGGTGGCGGAGGCGGTGCGGCTGCTGAGCGAGATTGCGGACGCGCTGGCCACCGCCCACGGGCAGGGGGTGGTGCACCGCGACATCAAGCCGGAGAACGTGATGCTCTCCGGGCGCCACGCCCTGGTGATGGACTTCGGCGTGGCGCGCGCGGTGCGCGAGGCGAGCACCAGCGCGCGGCTCACCAGCGTGGGCTTTGCGCTGGGGACGCCGGCGTACATGGCGCCGGAGCAGGCGGCGGGCGATCCGGCGGTGGACCACCGCGCGGACCTCTACGCCCTGGGCATCGTGGCGTTCGAGATGCTCACCGGCCGCTTTCCGTACAAGGCCACGACGCCGCAGCAGATCCTGGCGGCGCACATCACGCAGCCTCCCGAGCCGATCGCCGGCCTGCGCCCCGACCTGCCCCCGGGGCTGGCCGAGGTGGTGATGCGCTGCCTGGCCAAGGAGCCGGCGGCGCGCTGGGCCAGCGCCGAGCAGCTGCGGGACGCGCTGGACCGGCTGGCGCCCGCGGTGGCCACGCCGGCCCATGGCACCCAGCCGGTGCCCGCGGCGGCGGTGCCGGAGGAGACGCACCCGGTGCAGGTGGCGTTGCTGTTCGGGTTCGGCGGCCTGCTGTTCATGGCGGCGGTCACGGCCCTCGTGCTGCGGGTGGGGCTGCCCGACTGGGTGCTCACCGGCACCCAGCTGCTGCTGCTGGCCGGCTTCCCGCTGGCGGTGGGGACGGCGGTGATGGAGCGGCGCCGCGCGGCGGCCCGCGCCACCGGCACCTGGCATGCGAGCGGGGAGACCGGGCTGCAGCGGCTGATGACCTGGCGGCGCACCCGGCAGACCGCGCTGGCCGCGTTCACCGGGCTGGGGCTCGCCGCCGCGGCGTACACCGCCATGCGCCTGCTGGGCATCGGCCCGCTCGGCACCCTGGTGGCGCGCGGGGCGCTGCACGCGCAGGACCGGATCGTGGTGGCCGACTTCACCAGCGCCGGCACCGACAGCACCCTCGGCCCCTCGGTGTCGGAGGCGCTGCGGATCGACCTGAGCCAGACGCCGGTGGTACGGGTGCTCGACGCCACCGAGGTGCGCAACGCGCTGCGCCGCATGGCGCGCCCGGATGGCGGGGCGCGGCTCGACCCGGCCACCGCGCGCGAGCTGGCCCTGCGCGAGGGAGGGAAGGCCTACCTGGTGGGCGAGGTGACGGCCGCGGGGCGGGGCTTCCTGCTCACGGCGCGGCTGCTGGCCACCGACGGCGACGCCGAGCTGGTGGCGCTGCGGGAGACCGCGGCGGACGACACCGAGGTGCTGGCCGCGATGGACCGACTCTCCAAGCGCCTCCGGGAGCGGCTGGGCGAGTCGCTGCGCGACCTCCGCGCCGCCCCGCCGATGGAACAGGTCACCACCTCATCGCTCGAGGCGCTGCGGCTCTACACCGAGGCGCGCGCCCTCATGCGCACCGGGACCCCGCGTCTCGTGGAACAGCAGCTGCTGCGCGCGGTGGCGCTCGACAGCGGCTTCGCCACCGCCTGGCGGGCACTGGGCGTGTTCTACTACAACACCGGCGACCCGCGCAGCAAGCAGCTGCATGCCGCCACCGTGGCGTACCAGCACCGGGAGCGCCTGCCCGATATCGAGCGGCTGCAGACCGAGGCGTACTACCACTGGGCCGTGACCGAGGACATGGTGCAGGCGGAGCGCTCCTACCGGGCGGTCCTGGCGCGCCGCCCCGATGACATCACCAGCATCAACAACCTGTCGCTGGTGTTTGCACGGCGCCGGGAGTGGGCGGCGGCGGAGACGCTGCTGGTGCGCGGCGTGGGGGTGGACAGCACGGTGCGCAGCTTCCAGGTGAACCTGGTGGAGGCCCTCGCCGCCCAGCACAAGGTGGACGAGGCCGACGCCGCCACGGAGCGGATGGCGCGCCTGGTGCCGACCGCCGGGACGGTGATCCCCGGCTACCGCTGGAACGTGCGGGCCATGCGGCGGCAGTGGGACAGCGCGGCGGCGGTGGCGCGCGCCGCGCTGCCGACCCTGACCCAGCCGCGGGACCGTGAGTGGGCATTCGCGGCGCTGTCCGCCTTTGCGGGGATCCGCGGCCAGGTGTCGGAGATGGACCGGCTGATGCGCGCCGCGGCCGCGGAGACGGCCGCTGACCCGAGCAGCCGGCTCAAGGAGGCGGTGTACCAGGCGCAGGCCCGGACCATGTGGGGCGGGTCGGTGAGCGACGGCGTTCGACTGCTCGACCAGGCCTTGGCGCGGGACCCGCTGGCCACCATGCCCGCGCCCGACCGGCCCTATACCATGCTCGTCAGCCAGTACGCGAACTTCGGGCGGGCCGACCGGGCACGGCAGCTGTACACGCAGATGGTGGCCGATTCCGTCATGCCGGCCGGCGGCCGCCAGGCCCAGTACCTGCTCGGCTGGGTGGAGGTCGCCGAGGGTCAGTACGCCCCGGGGCTCGCCCGCATCCGCCTCAACGCCGACTCCGCCTACTGCGCGAACTGCGCTGGGTACGACCTTGGCTGGGCGTACGACCGGGCCGGGGAGCGGGACTCGGTCCTGGCCGTGCTCGAGCGGGTGGTGAACGCCGCCCCCGACTGGGAGCAGTTCTACGACGACGCCATCAACCAGGCCCGCGCCTACCGGCGGATCGGCGAGCTGTACGAGGAGCGGGGCGACCGGGCGAAGGCGCTCGACTACTACGGCCGCCTGCTCGACCAGTGGCGCGAGGCCGACCCGACCCTCGCGCCCGTGATGCGCGAGGTCCGGGGACGGATGGCCCGGCTGGCGGGGGAGGGCGCGCTGTAG
- a CDS encoding PAS domain S-box protein, translating to MAPDHVPELELPAPALGSAVVCDSLVLRGIRDAVVMTDLAGIVTYWNDGATRLFGWSAAEMLGRPYADRYPEPRRSWVAAEMVSRTAGTEWNGEFEDVRKDGSVVWIEARVRRILDGHGTPVGVLGLSYNITDRKRAEFEARTREEFERAVLDSMSSQVAVLAWDGTIRTVNRSWREFGIANAAPGRPPAVAGVGLNYLEVCRSSQAEDAAAGIVSVLSGARGRFELEYPCHSPAERRWFSMRVTPLGPATGGAVVAHVDITRRKLAEAMLVAQNRVLARIATGDDLTGVLEGVVAMVEEQLPGSLCAVMVREPGREVLRSGAGPSLPAAYNAAVDGVPIGPSVGSCGTAAYRREPVLVTDIATDPLWAAFRDVALPHGLCSCFSMPILAGDATGAASATGELLGTFALYRRVAGAPEPGSAEVLQVAAQLAGVAIQRDRVMSELRASEERLRQAHKMEAIGQLAGGVAHDFNNLLTVINGYAEILRAQLATDSEAGESVHAILEAGQRAAALTGQLLAFSRKAMVQPRLVDLNEVVDAAARMLRRLIGEQVTFVSRLQPGLPPVRIDPGQIEQVVLNLAVNARDAMPDGGTLVVETSELLVPAMITTETGEFRAGHTVQLTVSDTGHGMSEEVRARVFEPFFTTKGVGKGTGLGLATVYGIIRQAGGHVEVSSAPGHGTSFRVLLPVAAAAGQAAAEPPAPERPGTETILLVEDEAAVRRLALVALERRGYRVLPAASAAEAMALATGHQGRLDLLLTDVVMPDMGGRQLAEALTSRRPGLKVLFMSGYTDDTVLRDGLTSPDQLFLQKPFSVAALGRRVREVLDL from the coding sequence GTGGCACCGGATCACGTCCCAGAACTCGAGCTGCCTGCACCCGCCCTCGGGTCCGCGGTGGTGTGCGACAGCCTGGTCCTTCGCGGCATCCGGGACGCCGTGGTCATGACGGACCTCGCGGGCATCGTCACCTACTGGAATGACGGCGCCACGCGCCTGTTCGGCTGGTCGGCGGCGGAGATGCTGGGGCGGCCGTACGCCGACCGGTATCCGGAGCCCCGGCGCTCCTGGGTGGCGGCCGAGATGGTCAGCCGCACCGCCGGCACCGAGTGGAACGGCGAGTTCGAGGATGTGCGGAAGGACGGATCGGTGGTCTGGATCGAGGCGCGGGTGCGCCGCATCCTCGACGGCCACGGCACGCCGGTGGGGGTGCTGGGACTCTCGTACAACATCACCGACCGCAAGCGGGCGGAGTTCGAGGCGCGCACCCGGGAGGAATTCGAGCGGGCGGTGCTCGATTCCATGTCGAGCCAGGTGGCGGTGCTCGCCTGGGACGGCACCATCCGCACCGTGAACCGTTCGTGGCGGGAGTTCGGCATCGCCAATGCGGCGCCGGGCCGTCCGCCGGCCGTGGCCGGGGTGGGCCTGAACTACCTCGAGGTGTGCCGCTCCAGCCAGGCGGAGGACGCCGCCGCCGGGATCGTGTCCGTGCTGTCCGGCGCGCGGGGCCGGTTCGAGCTCGAGTATCCCTGCCACAGCCCGGCGGAACGGCGCTGGTTCTCCATGCGGGTGACGCCGCTGGGGCCCGCGACCGGCGGCGCGGTGGTGGCGCACGTGGACATCACCCGGCGGAAGCTCGCCGAGGCCATGCTGGTGGCCCAGAACCGGGTGCTGGCCCGGATCGCCACGGGCGACGACCTCACGGGGGTGCTCGAGGGCGTGGTGGCGATGGTGGAGGAGCAGCTCCCCGGGTCGCTCTGCGCGGTGATGGTGCGCGAGCCGGGCCGCGAGGTGCTGCGCTCCGGCGCGGGCCCGAGCCTGCCGGCGGCGTACAACGCCGCGGTGGACGGGGTGCCCATCGGGCCGTCGGTGGGCTCCTGCGGCACCGCCGCGTACCGGCGGGAGCCGGTGCTGGTCACGGACATCGCCACCGACCCGCTGTGGGCGGCGTTCCGCGACGTGGCGCTGCCCCACGGCCTGTGCTCCTGCTTCTCGATGCCGATCCTGGCCGGCGACGCCACGGGAGCCGCCAGCGCGACCGGCGAGCTGCTGGGGACCTTCGCGCTGTACCGGAGGGTGGCGGGGGCGCCGGAGCCGGGATCGGCGGAGGTGCTCCAGGTGGCCGCGCAGCTCGCGGGGGTGGCGATCCAGCGCGACCGGGTGATGTCGGAGCTGCGGGCCAGCGAGGAGCGCCTCCGCCAGGCGCACAAGATGGAAGCGATCGGACAGCTGGCCGGCGGCGTGGCGCATGACTTCAACAACCTGCTCACCGTCATCAACGGCTACGCCGAGATCCTGCGGGCCCAGCTCGCCACGGACAGCGAGGCCGGCGAGTCGGTCCACGCCATCCTCGAGGCGGGGCAGCGGGCCGCGGCGCTGACGGGCCAGCTGCTGGCCTTCAGCCGCAAGGCCATGGTGCAGCCCAGGCTGGTGGACCTGAACGAGGTGGTGGACGCGGCGGCGCGCATGCTGCGGCGGCTGATCGGGGAACAGGTGACGTTCGTCTCGCGGCTGCAGCCGGGCCTCCCCCCCGTGCGGATCGACCCGGGGCAGATCGAGCAGGTGGTGCTGAACCTGGCGGTCAACGCCCGCGACGCGATGCCCGATGGCGGCACCCTGGTGGTGGAGACCTCCGAGCTGCTGGTACCGGCGATGATCACCACCGAGACCGGGGAGTTCCGCGCCGGGCACACCGTGCAGCTGACGGTGTCCGACACCGGGCATGGGATGAGCGAGGAGGTCCGGGCGCGCGTGTTCGAGCCGTTCTTCACCACCAAGGGCGTCGGCAAGGGGACGGGGCTGGGCCTGGCCACGGTGTACGGGATCATCCGGCAGGCCGGGGGCCACGTGGAGGTGAGCAGCGCGCCGGGCCACGGCACCAGCTTCCGGGTCCTGCTGCCGGTGGCCGCCGCCGCGGGCCAGGCCGCCGCCGAGCCGCCGGCGCCGGAGCGGCCCGGGACCGAGACGATCCTCCTGGTGGAGGACGAGGCGGCGGTGCGGCGGCTGGCGCTGGTGGCGCTCGAACGGCGCGGCTACCGGGTGCTGCCGGCGGCCTCGGCCGCGGAGGCCATGGCGCTCGCCACCGGCCACCAGGGCCGGCTGGACCTGCTGCTCACCGACGTGGTGATGCCCGACATGGGCGGCCGGCAGCTTGCCGAGGCGCTCACGTCGCGCCGTCCGGGACTCAAAGTGCTCTTCATGAGCGGCTACACCGACGACACGGTGCTGCGGGATGGCCTGACCAGCCCGGACCAGCTGTTCCTGCAGAAGCCGTTCTCGGTGGCCGCGCTGGGCCGGCGGGTGCGGGAGGTGCTGGACCTGTAG
- a CDS encoding penicillin acylase family protein: protein MPRCLVIAVLLLAACATKAAPPPELSRWEQRAAAVTIVRDDWGIAHVHGTTDADAVFGMIYAQAEDDFNRVETNYLVSLGRLAEAEGEGELYRDLRQRLFIDTTDLQAQYASSPAWLRALMDGWADGLNYFLHTHPAVKPRVLTRFEPWMALSFSEGSIGGDIERVDLGALQAFHDGPATVAARVTAAPAAPLPAYLEATGSNGIAIAPANTLNGHALLLINPHTSFFFRSELQVTSDEGLNAYGAVTWGQFFVYQGFNASAGWMHTSSGVDNIDEYLETVTVRGDSATYRYDGAERPLARREITVAFRTDTGLATRRFTTWRSHHGPIVRAEGDRWVAVRLMEAPQQALTQSFSRTKAANYAQFREVMGLHTNSSNNTLFADGEGNIAYFHANFIPRRDPRFDWNRPVDGSDPATEWGAPMALDSSPLVHNPPNGWVYNSNNWPYSAAGPGHSPRRADYPAYTDLGLENPRGIHAMQVLGTRRDFTVDALVTAAYDSYLPAFADLVPALLDAYDHLLPGDSLRRALAEPVAALRGWDYRWSAASVPTTLAVSWGDALWARSRQADLEDLSLYEFMARRTTRALRLEALAEAVDQLTRDFGTWRTPWGEVNRFQRLTDDIVHPFDDAGPSLPVPFTSSRWGSLASFGTVTPAGTKKRYGVSGNSFVAVVEFGDSVRARAVTAGGESGDPASPHFNDQAERYAAGNLREVYFYPDQLAGHTERSYRPGE, encoded by the coding sequence ATGCCCCGTTGCCTCGTCATCGCCGTGCTCCTGCTCGCCGCCTGCGCCACGAAGGCGGCGCCACCCCCGGAGCTGTCCCGCTGGGAGCAGCGGGCGGCCGCGGTGACGATCGTGCGGGATGACTGGGGCATCGCCCACGTGCACGGCACGACCGACGCCGACGCGGTGTTCGGGATGATCTACGCCCAGGCCGAGGACGACTTCAACCGGGTGGAGACCAACTACCTGGTGTCGCTCGGGCGGCTGGCGGAGGCGGAGGGGGAGGGAGAGCTGTACCGGGACCTGCGGCAGCGGCTCTTCATCGACACCACCGACCTGCAGGCCCAGTACGCGTCCAGCCCGGCGTGGCTCCGGGCGCTGATGGATGGCTGGGCCGACGGGCTCAACTACTTCCTCCACACCCACCCGGCGGTGAAGCCCAGGGTGCTCACCCGGTTCGAGCCGTGGATGGCCCTGTCCTTCAGCGAGGGGAGCATCGGCGGCGACATCGAGCGGGTGGACCTCGGGGCGCTGCAGGCGTTCCATGACGGCCCGGCCACGGTCGCCGCGCGCGTCACAGCCGCGCCGGCCGCGCCGCTCCCGGCGTACCTCGAGGCCACCGGATCCAACGGCATCGCGATCGCGCCCGCCAACACCCTCAATGGCCACGCCCTGCTGCTCATCAACCCGCACACCTCGTTCTTCTTCCGTTCCGAGCTGCAGGTGACGAGCGACGAGGGGCTCAACGCCTACGGCGCGGTGACCTGGGGGCAGTTCTTCGTGTACCAGGGCTTCAACGCCTCCGCGGGGTGGATGCACACCTCGAGCGGGGTGGACAACATCGACGAGTACCTGGAGACGGTGACGGTGCGCGGGGACAGCGCCACCTACCGGTACGACGGCGCCGAGCGCCCGCTGGCGCGCCGGGAGATCACGGTGGCCTTCCGCACCGACACCGGCCTGGCCACCCGGCGGTTCACCACCTGGCGCAGCCACCATGGACCGATCGTCCGCGCGGAGGGGGACCGGTGGGTGGCGGTGCGGCTGATGGAGGCGCCGCAGCAGGCGCTCACCCAGTCGTTCTCGCGGACCAAGGCCGCGAACTACGCCCAGTTCCGCGAGGTGATGGGGCTGCACACCAACTCCTCCAACAACACGCTCTTCGCCGATGGCGAGGGCAACATCGCCTACTTCCACGCCAACTTCATCCCGCGGCGCGACCCGCGCTTCGACTGGAACCGGCCGGTGGACGGCAGCGATCCGGCCACCGAGTGGGGCGCGCCGATGGCGCTCGACAGCTCGCCGCTGGTGCACAACCCGCCCAACGGCTGGGTGTACAACAGCAACAACTGGCCCTACTCCGCCGCCGGGCCCGGGCACAGCCCGCGCCGCGCCGACTACCCCGCCTACACCGACCTGGGCCTGGAGAACCCGCGCGGCATCCACGCCATGCAGGTCCTCGGCACCCGCCGGGACTTCACGGTGGACGCGCTGGTGACCGCGGCCTACGACAGCTACCTCCCCGCCTTTGCCGACCTGGTGCCGGCGCTGCTCGACGCGTACGACCACCTCCTGCCCGGCGATTCGCTGCGCCGGGCGCTGGCGGAGCCGGTCGCGGCGCTGCGCGGGTGGGACTACCGCTGGTCGGCGGCGTCGGTCCCCACCACGCTCGCCGTCTCCTGGGGCGACGCGCTGTGGGCGCGGTCGCGGCAGGCCGATCTCGAGGACCTCTCGCTCTACGAGTTCATGGCTCGGCGCACCACCCGCGCCCTGCGGCTGGAGGCGCTGGCGGAGGCGGTGGACCAGCTCACCCGCGACTTCGGCACCTGGCGCACCCCGTGGGGCGAGGTCAACCGGTTCCAGCGGCTCACCGACGACATCGTCCACCCGTTCGACGACGCCGGCCCGAGCCTCCCGGTGCCCTTCACCTCGAGCCGCTGGGGCTCGCTGGCCTCGTTCGGGACCGTGACGCCCGCGGGGACGAAGAAGCGCTACGGCGTGAGCGGCAACAGCTTCGTGGCGGTGGTGGAGTTCGGTGACAGCGTGCGGGCGCGCGCGGTGACCGCCGGCGGCGAGAGCGGGGATCCGGCCTCGCCGCACTTCAACGACCAGGCCGAGCGCTACGCCGCGGGAAACCTGCGCGAGGTGTACTTCTACCCCGACCAGCTGGCGGGCCATACGGAGCGGAGCTACCGGCCGGGGGAGTGA
- a CDS encoding GNAT family N-acetyltransferase, which produces MDPVSLPAAEAPAVVAVMCSAFEDYPVMRWCLGDPPDYGARLRDLVGFFVAARVLRGEPMYGLREADGQLSGAAILSWSASTVAPPALDAAREALWARLGAEARARYEAFGAVTRGFEAPEPHWHLNMIGVRRGLAGGGRGRRLLDRVHRHAAADPRARGVSLTTELAGNVALYEHVGYSVTGRARVADAFESWGMFRATVHA; this is translated from the coding sequence ATGGACCCGGTCAGCCTCCCCGCCGCGGAGGCGCCTGCGGTCGTCGCCGTGATGTGCAGCGCGTTCGAGGACTATCCCGTGATGCGCTGGTGCCTGGGCGACCCCCCGGACTACGGGGCGCGGCTGCGGGACCTGGTGGGGTTCTTCGTGGCGGCGCGGGTGCTCCGGGGCGAGCCGATGTACGGGCTGCGTGAAGCCGACGGCCAGCTCTCGGGCGCGGCGATCCTCTCCTGGAGCGCCAGCACGGTGGCGCCGCCGGCGCTCGACGCCGCCCGCGAGGCGCTCTGGGCCCGGCTGGGCGCCGAGGCGCGGGCGCGGTACGAGGCGTTCGGCGCGGTGACCCGCGGCTTCGAGGCGCCGGAGCCACACTGGCACCTGAACATGATCGGGGTGCGGCGCGGGCTCGCGGGCGGGGGTCGCGGGCGCCGCCTGCTCGACCGGGTGCACCGCCACGCGGCGGCCGACCCCCGGGCCCGGGGCGTGAGCCTCACCACCGAACTGGCGGGGAACGTGGCCCTCTACGAGCATGTGGGATACTCGGTGACCGGCCGGGCCCGGGTGGCCGACGCCTTCGAGAGCTGGGGGATGTTCCGGGCGACGGTGCACGCGTAG
- a CDS encoding META domain-containing protein, which translates to MSRAWRRWIVTGLLALLPAGCARREARPADGGVLQGALAFPAGIALPAGATIEVRLDDVSRQDAAAATMAETTFVAGTTVGPIPFTLRFPAESIVESRSYSARASVRSGSRLLYTTTAAYRVLTQGNPARVDLALVRVPEAAGTPAAALVGTAWRLADLAGTVAISGTHATLEFPQAGRVIGSGSCNRFFGPVELAGDTIRVGALAVTRKACAEPAMRQEARYLAALAAAARLTVDATALLLYPGDGGQPLRFVPERP; encoded by the coding sequence ATGAGTCGTGCCTGGCGCAGGTGGATCGTCACGGGCCTCCTGGCGCTGCTGCCGGCGGGCTGCGCCCGGCGGGAGGCGCGCCCGGCGGATGGTGGCGTGCTGCAGGGGGCCCTCGCCTTTCCTGCGGGGATCGCGCTCCCCGCGGGCGCCACCATCGAGGTGCGCCTCGACGACGTGTCGCGGCAGGACGCCGCGGCGGCCACCATGGCGGAGACGACCTTCGTCGCGGGAACGACCGTGGGGCCGATTCCCTTCACGCTCCGGTTCCCGGCCGAGTCGATCGTCGAGTCGCGCAGCTACTCGGCCCGGGCCAGTGTCCGCAGCGGAAGCCGGCTCCTGTACACCACCACCGCCGCGTACCGGGTGCTGACCCAGGGCAACCCGGCGCGCGTGGACCTGGCGCTGGTCCGGGTGCCGGAGGCCGCGGGCACGCCGGCCGCGGCGCTGGTCGGGACGGCCTGGCGGCTGGCGGACCTGGCGGGGACGGTGGCGATCAGCGGGACCCACGCCACGCTCGAGTTCCCGCAGGCGGGCCGGGTGATCGGCAGCGGTTCCTGCAACCGCTTCTTCGGCCCCGTGGAGCTGGCGGGGGACACCATCCGCGTGGGCGCGCTGGCGGTCACCCGGAAGGCCTGCGCCGAGCCCGCGATGCGGCAGGAGGCGCGCTACCTCGCCGCGCTCGCCGCGGCGGCACGGCTCACGGTCGACGCCACCGCGCTCCTGCTCTACCCGGGCGACGGGGGCCAGCCGCTCCGCTTCGTGCCGGAGCGGCCGTAA
- a CDS encoding GNAT family N-acetyltransferase gives MDPLALPPTATLRPLIPADAPDLHRLVTANRAHLDRWLRWSSGVQTLADAAALITLFEEKQRAGDGFHLGLRVDGALAGGCVCWCIHRQNRHAEVGYWLDAGHTGRGLATRMAAAVVGQLFQVERLHRVEMLCAVENTASRAIPERLGFRLEGIKRESHWITTRFLDHAVYGLLEGEWRAGRP, from the coding sequence ATGGATCCGCTCGCGCTCCCGCCCACCGCCACGCTCCGCCCCCTCATCCCCGCGGACGCTCCCGACCTGCACCGCCTCGTCACCGCCAACCGCGCCCACCTCGACCGGTGGCTGCGCTGGTCGAGCGGGGTGCAGACGCTCGCCGACGCGGCGGCGCTGATCACGCTCTTCGAGGAGAAGCAGCGGGCCGGGGACGGCTTCCACCTCGGCCTCCGGGTGGACGGTGCCCTCGCGGGCGGCTGCGTCTGCTGGTGCATCCATCGCCAGAACCGGCACGCGGAGGTGGGCTACTGGCTGGATGCGGGGCACACCGGCCGCGGGCTGGCCACCCGCATGGCGGCGGCGGTGGTGGGGCAGCTGTTCCAGGTGGAGCGGCTGCACCGGGTCGAGATGCTGTGCGCGGTGGAGAACACGGCCAGCCGGGCCATCCCGGAGCGGCTCGGCTTCCGGCTCGAGGGGATCAAGCGGGAGAGCCACTGGATCACCACCCGGTTCCTCGACCACGCGGTCTACGGCCTGCTCGAGGGCGAGTGGCGCGCCGGGCGTCCCTAG